Proteins from one Dama dama isolate Ldn47 chromosome 12, ASM3311817v1, whole genome shotgun sequence genomic window:
- the LOC133067317 gene encoding olfactory receptor 11H4 yields the protein MNRSETHIVTEFVLLGFPGCWEIQIFLFSLFLVVYALTLVGNGAIICAVKWDPRLYTPMYFLLGNFAFLEIWYVSSTVPNMLVNILSKTKAISFSGCFLQFYFFFSLGTAECLFLAVMAYDRYQAICHPLHYPIIMTRRLCGMLVSLCWLIGFLGYPIPIFFISQLPFCGPNIIDHFLCDMDPLMALSCAPAPITEFIFYTQSSLVLFFTLMYILRSYTLLLRAVFQIPSTAGRRKAFSTCGSHLTVVSLFYGTVMVMYVSPTYGISALMQKILTLVYSIMTPLLNPLIYSLRNKDMKLALRNVLFGRRISQNS from the coding sequence ATGAATAGGTCAGAAACACACATCGTGACTGAGTTTGTTCTCCTGGGATTCCCTGGTTGCTGGGAGATacagatttttctcttctcactATTTTTGGTGGTTTATGCCTTGACTTTGGTGGGGAATGGAGCCATTATCTGTGCAGTGAAATGGGACCCACGACTGTacacccccatgtactttctGTTGGGAAACTTTGCCTTCCTTGAAATCTGGTATGTTTCCTCCACTGTTCCTAACATGCTAGTCAACATTCTCTCCAAAACAAAGGCCATCTCATTTTCTGGCTGCTTCCTCcagttctatttcttcttttccctggGCACAGCTGAATGTCTTTTCTTAGCAGTAATGGCTTATGATCGGTACCAGGCCATCTGTCACCCACTGCACTACCCCATCATCATGACTCGGAGGCTCTGTGGAATGCTGGTATCTCTCTGCTGGCTCATTGGATTCCTTGGCTACCCAATCCCCATTTTTTTCATCTCCCAACTTCCCTTCTGTGGACCCAATATCATTGATCACTTCCTGTGTGATATGGATCCACTGATGGCTCTGTCCTGTGCTCCAGCCCCCattactgaatttattttctatactCAGAGCTCCCTTGTCCTCTTTTTCACTCTTATGTATATTCTTCGATCCTACACCCTGCTGCTCAGAGCTGTTTTTCAGATCCCTTCTACAGCTGGCCGGAGAAAGGCCTTCTCGACCTGTGGTTCTCATTTAACTGTGGTGTCTCTTTTCTATGGGACAGTCATGGTAATGTATGTGAGTCCTACGTATGGCATCTCAGCTTTGATGCAGAAGATCCTCACATTGGTATATTCAATAATGACTCCTTTGCTTAATCCCCTGATCTATAGTCTTCGCAATAAGGACATGAAACTTGCCCTGAGAAATGTCCTGTTTGGAAGGAGAATTAGTCAAAATTCATGA